GGTAACTGTAAATGAAATCGTTGAAGAGCGAATCGTTACTCCACTCAAAGACAAGATCGGTCTTGCTCTGAATTATGTGAAAAACCTACCAAGGATAAAATCAAGTCCAAGCAATAGAGGTTTTGGTGACATATTAAATTCGTTTGGACGAGGCACACCTTTTGATGGTTTGCAAAAACCTTTTCGCAATATCCAAATGAGTTTGCAATATGAGATGCAGGCAGTTGATGATCCGAGCAATGCAAATAATCAAAATGTAGTTGTGCAAAGGTACAACTCTTTCATAAAAGCGATGAAGCTGATTGCATACAATGGTGTTCTGGAAGGCTGATGAAACTGGTGTGTGGGCTTTTGATACGAATTTCGGGCAACTTGGAGAATATATCCCAGCAGAAAATGGTGATCTTATACTGGAAAATGGTACTTATCGATCATTAACACAAGAAGAAATAGAAACTGGAACTAAGGGAGAATACGTATGGCAGCATGATAATACTATCAGATTACACAAAATTGCTTATAGCACCCTGCGGACAACTAATTATGCAACAGCTTATCGTCTTACAACACAAAATGCAGAAAAATAGAATTATAAAGTTACTGCTTGCCATGATTCTTATACTTCTTGCTTCATGCGCTCCGCTTAAGCATAATTTAACGATAGAAGTATCATTTGATCATTTGCTTGCAGATCAGGAAATTGAAGAGGCGAGTCTTAGCTGTCAAGTTATACCAAAATTTGACTATAAAAATGAAATCATTGGCAATATCTCACCTTCTTCTCCAAATAGTTGGTGTGGAATAAAAGCAAATAATTTACCACTTGCAATAAGGGACACAAAAGTACTACTTGATTTTCATATTACTCCCTCACCTCAAACTATTGAATTCGATTCAGAACCATCGCCAGCATATGATTCCCCTATGTTATATCTTAAAATAAATGGCGAGTCCTATCTTATTGGTACAGAAAACACGGAAAATAATTTTTGGAAAACAAGAATAACACTTCGATAACTGTATTTTATCCTCTCATCTAATCATGACATTTGAAACATTAAATGAGAGAGCGAATCTTACAACAATATAATAGAAAACTTTTTATCCTCGTTTCATGAGATTAAATAAATCCAACCAACACTGGCTTGCCTGGCAAGACGGCAAGACCGTGAAAGAGATGCAGAAGGTTGTGTGGGAAACCCAAAAAGAAAAGGGGTATGAAAAAGGTATTGCTCGTTGGAGAGAAATTGGCAATCCTTCGAACTTTTGGGATCCTATAGAACGAATATTTAAGCCTGTAAAAATTATACAATGAAAGTTGTCCAAGTTTTCTTATTGATTAGTTTTGTACTTTTTATTGGCTGTGCCAATAGTAATGGTAAGGAACTGTATGACAATGGTAGTCAAGAGTTTTGTGATACGAAGAAAGGGTACTGTTTAAGTGCAGAAAAAACATTCTGGGGTATTGGTGCATGGCAAGAATCTGTAGGTATGAGTGGACAAGTTGTGGAACATCTCACATCCAATGATGTCAGTATAGACTCTCAGCTGTTTACATCGATTGAAATCCATCACTCACCACCCTCCTGCGGCGCAACCACCACCGGTGTTGTTGATGGGACGGTAGTTGAAGGAGTTGGGAATTACGCAATCTGGGGCAAGGTGTTTGAAGAAGAAAAAGCTCCATTCAGTACATACGGTGATGCACTTTGCGACTATCCCAATGTCCCGGAATGCAATAAAGATGCCGACTACCAAAATTGCATGGCTACTAATATTGGAGCCTACGCCTTCTGTTCCAAACAAGATGAAAAACGTGTCGTGATTTGCATTTCACAGCAAACCGATGATCCGAAAATGGCAGAAGAAATTTTCAAAACATTTAAGTGGATAAAGTAAAAATAATATATTAAAAACATCAACACTATATTTCGACATGTTTACACTTCGATATCTCGACAAAATCACTGTGCAAGGTAAGACACAGGCAGTCGAGGTGTTTGAGCTAAAAGGTGCTAAATTCGTGGTCTTTTGAGTGGCTGCTTTGTTTGTCTTTTTGCCATTTAGTATGTATAGCCCTTCTTTTGTCTATGTCATGGAATTTTAAAGTTGTTTCAGTTAGGACTGTTCCGGATAAATCAGGAAGCTCGCTCGCTTTGCGGCGAGCTCGCTTAAGTTGCCATGTTCTTAGACTTTTTTCTATAGAGTTTCCGATTATACCGGTTAGTAAAAATTCTATCATTTTACTTATAACGAATTTCCCTTGTCTGACTTTTTCTGTATTGAAATTTGGATTATGTAGATATTGAGATACCCAATATTTGTTATTGGCTGCGAGGTCTTCGATAGAGTCTGTGTTTCTGGCATATACTATGCGTAGATTTTTGAGCCAGTATGTGAAATATACATCCTCTTCAAATGCTAGTCGGTGTACGTCTTGATCCGCGGCATCTACCATGAAGCTCAGGCAAAAACGTTCTTTGATCTTGTTGCCATGTCGGCGAAGACCGAGCATATGTGTTATGAGTGTGACAAAGGTTCTACCTGTAAATAAACGACCACCACCGGTGACGATAAATAAATCAATGTCGCTTCCTTCTTTTGCGGCATTGAATCCAAGTGTATTACAAACACCAACTAATTCTAAAAATGGGCATAATTTAAAAACCCACGACCACCTGTTTGTTTTTGCTATTAGTTTTTTATTGTATTCAGTTCTATCTTTGGTTGCAGTTCCCTTTAGCCTGATTGCTATACCTTCTTCTCTTTCAGATGTTTCAATTATACTACCGGCTTCCAGCGACTTTAATGCATTCATGAGTTCTTCTTCACTTCTATTTGCCGATGTTAAATTTTCTCGATATAGATTCTCAAAAAGTTCTTCAACAGTTAGAGCTTTTTCAAATGTATTGAAAAATGCCAGTGTTGCGATGATTTCCTTTTCGAGAATGTTCATATGCTATATAGTTCCGACAGTTTTATTTCTATACCAATATACAAAAATGCCTGACAAAAAGACAAAGGAAAAACTTGACGCAATTCTAAAAAGTCTTCCATTGACACCAGGAGTGTATAAATTTATAGGAGAAGATAAGGTTCTTTATATTGGGAAAGCAAAAAATCTTAAAAATCGCGTTAAGACTTATTTCGGAAATGATGATAATCGCTCACAGCGTCTTAAGAAATTATTGGAAAAGGTAGAAGATATTGAGTTCATAGAAGTTGATTCTGAACTTGAAGCGTTTATTCTTGAGACAAATCTTATAAAAGAGCTTCATCCGAAATATAATGTTTTGATGAAGGATGATAAAAATTATGCGTATATAAAAGTCACTCAAAATGAAGATTATCCCCGTATTGAAGTTGTGCGTCAGATGGAAAAAGATGGCGCAAGATATTTTGGGCCAAAAACTTCAGCGACTTCTGCTCGGGAGATGGTGGATTTACTTCACAAACTTTTTAGATTTAGAAATTGTAAGCTTGGAATTTGTGCGGTAAAAAAAGATTCAGGTTATCTGCGGGATGATGATGAAAATATAAAAGTTGAAGTTACGAATAAGGTAGTCAGTTATCCATGCCTTGAATATCATATAAAGCGTTGCGATGCTCCATGTGTTGGTCGAGTTACACCGGAAGAGTATAAGAAAAATATTCTGGAGATCATTGCTTTTTTAGAGGGTAAACATGATACGGTGACTGAGTATTTGAAACAAAGAATGGACATAGCAGTTAAAGATAAAAATTTTGAGTACGCAGCGCGTCTCCGTGATAAATTTTTGGCTATTGAAAAAGTTCAAGAAAGGCAAAAAATATCAGAGGCGAATTTTGAAAGTAGAGATGTGATTTCATTTGTTATTAGAGCTGAGAGTGCATTTTTCAATTTATTTGTCGTAAGGGATGGTAAGCTAATTAATCAAGAAAATTTTGTTATTGATACCAAATTAAAAGGATTAGTTGATCCTAGAGACAAAGAGCTACGAGTTGAAATATTAGAGAGATTTATGAAGGGTTATTATGAGAATACCGGCGACTTGCCAAAAGAAATCCTTGTTTCCGAGGAAGACATAGATATGAGTTTTCTTGAAGAATGGTTGTTTATGCAGGCTCAATTTAAGGTTGCTATTCATGTACCAAAAAAGGGTAAGAAATCAAAGCTGCTCGAGCTTTCACTTAAAAATGCAGAGAGCTTTGCGAAGCAATGTCAGGTCAAATGGGACACTGAATCAGCTAGGACGGTTGGTGCATGTACAGACTTAGCTGAAGCTTTGGAAGTTGCAGATAGCAATGGCGAAATAATACCGCTTAAGCGTATTGAATGTTTTGATATTTCACATATATCAGGCCATGAGACCGTGGCATCTATGGCTGTTTTTGAGAATGGAAAGCCGAAAAAAAGTGATTACCGGCATTTTACTATTAAGACACTTGGTCAAGGAGATATCGATGATTTTAAGTCTATGGAGGAGGTACTCGCAAGGCGGCTCAGATATCTAAAAAATCAATCTGTGTCAAAAGTTGATTTATTGATGGCATCGTGGAAGGGTTACAAATTACGTAAAGCAAAAAAAGATGAATTAAAAATAGTAAATGAGTTTAAAAATAAAGGTGGATGGAATAAAGCTTCGGATGTAAAAGGGTATTTCTTACTTGAAGATCCTGATGTGAAAATAGTTGGGCTTTGCTGCCTTGATGAGAAGGCGGTTACATTTATACCCCCTAGTTCTGTAAAAAAAGTGAAAAATACTGATAATGTTACTCTTAAGAGTAACGTTATCCATCATCTTAAGAACGTGTATATAGATGAGAATGAGCGAGGGAAGGGGCTTGGACGTTTTATGATTTCAAAAGTACTTGGTGAAATCGATGCACCTGTTGTCTATATAGTGACAGGTGTTGAATTGCAGAAATATTATGAAGAATTCGGGTTTATGTCTGTTCAGAAGAAAAGTGTGCCGTCTGAGCTTGAAGATTCTATCGAGGCTTGTGAGAAAAAATATTCAGGTGTCGTCGTTATGCAATTTGATAAAGAAAAAATGTATTCTAAATATGGCCAATTAAAAACAAAAAGTGTACAGGCTGATGGATCTGACGTTATGGAATTCAGTGGGGGGATTTTCAAAACTCAAGTTCATCGTTTGCAAGTTCAGGTTTTGGATAAAAAAGGTGCTTTTATTTCAAATATTGAAATAAGTAATGCGTATAAGGGTAGGGGGATTGAATTTGAAGTTCTTGAAAAAGTTTACAAAGATATAGATGCTTCTACTTTTTATATTGTGTGTGATGAAAAAATAGCTGAGGAGTATTTGAAAAATGGATATGAAGAGATCAAAACAGCTCCTGACGCAGTTTTGAAAAATGTTGGTAAAGGCGATGTGATCCTTGCACATTACAAATCTCACCAACAAAAAGCGGATGCATCGTTTAGTTCTTTTCCTGATTTGATTGTAATAGATGGTGGTAAGGGGCAGCTATCTAGTGCTGTTAAGGCCACCGTTGATAGTGGGGTGAATGTTCGCCTTTGCTCACTCGCAAAAAAACAGGAAGATATATATGTCCCTGGTACATCTGACCCGATTCATCTTGAGAAAGATTCAAATGCTCAATATCTAGTACAGAGAATCCGTGATGAAGCACATAGATTTGCAATTACGCACAATCGGGCCAGACGTGAAAAAGAGATGTTGAAGTAATGATTTTATTATGACTTTTTTTATGACAAAACTTAAAGAATTTATCGACAAATATTTTTCTTACATTGTTTATGTGATATTTTTTTTAGTTGTGATTGTTCAGTACAGTCGGAGCTCAGGCGTATTACTAGAGGATGGATATATAATGCTTCATTATGTTCAAAATATTCTTGCAGGAGATGGTTGGGTGTTTAATATTGGAGAATACTACAACTCGGCTACTTCCGTATTACAAGTATTACTACATGTTTTTCTTGGTGGTGTTTTTGGAGTAAATAATTTGGTTGTAATAGCACATATGGTTTTCTTTATATGGATGTTTTTTTGTGGGGTTTCTATATATTTATTCCTAAAATCTATAGACAGATATGTCGCTATGTTTGCAGCACTTGCCATCTTGGTTTCATCGCATATGTATCAAATTGGTATGGAGCATGCTATGAATATGACTTTTCTTTTTTTAGCTTTATATTCTTATAAAAATAATAAATATAGGGCATTATATATTTTACTTTTGTTATTTGTATTTACTCGTTTTGAAAATATACTGATAGTTCCATTGTTTTTTGCATCTCTTTATTTTACAAAGAAGCAGAATATAAAAGAGTTGTTTGTAGGTTCACTCTATATTTTTATACCTTTAGGGATTTGGTTAGCTTGGTCTTATTTTTATTTTGGTGAATTTTTACCTCAAACGTTGCAAGTAAAGGTTTGGCAGGGTGAAAGTGGTCGATGGGGTGAGGGGTTTATATATTTAAAATCTTTATTTGAATATTTAAAAAATGGTTTTGGAGCCGTACCTTCAACTATTGGATCCCTAATTTCAATTGTACTTGGTTTGCTTAGTTTTTTTGCAATTTATAAGAAATTTAATGTGAAAAACTTGGAATTCTTGATTCTATTTGTATTTTTGGTAATGCATACGTTTTTATACGGAATTATATTTAATGTTCCTGGTTATTTTTGGTATTATACTTTATTTGTGGTCACGATTATTTGTTTTGGTTTTGTTGGTGCCTTTTCTATCGCACATAAAGATCGAAAAATAAGTTATATTTTTATAGTTATATTATTTATCCCATTTTTATATAATTATATTGTTATTTTCTCTTCGCCTATAAATGATCCACGAATTAATAATTATCATGAGGTGGCTGATTGGCTAAAATATAATACTTCACCAGATTCTATTTTATTACATGATGAAGTTGGTGCGATTGCATTTTATTCGAAGCATAGAACTCTTGACACTCTTGGTTTAACTAATCCGCAATATTTACCTGCTTTGAAGAAGGGACAAGTTGGTTTGTTTTGGGTTTTTGTATTACCAAAATATAGTGAGGCTTATTATTTATCACTTAGTAAAGATTTGGTTGATGACAATACAAATGTTGCTTATAAGACAAAAGATGGCTCAATTTTTTTATTAAAAATGGATAAGGAGCATTTTTTATATCCAAAATCAGATCAAATTTCTTTGTTTAATTTTGATTACAAGCTTGATGGCCCGAGTAAATCATATGGTCAACAAATTGTTAATTTGCAGCCAAGTGGGCTCATTTGTCCTTCATTTGTAATGAAGGCTGGGCTTGATGCGTTTTCATCCGCTCATTTAAATGTTGTTGGATTTGATAAAACATCCCACTACTCATTGTTATCTTTTTATAGCGTTTTCCCATTGGTAGCTTTGCAAAATCATACCGATGGTAATTTTGTGCTGGTGAAAATTATTTATGAAGATGGGGAAATTAGTGAATACAATATCGAGCATCGAGTTGATATAAATACTCTTACTCAAAATTTTATGCGTTTTGATTTAAAAATTGATAATTTGAAACTTCTTAGATCAATTGAAGTTCACCCATATGATAAAAATACAACTATGGATTTGTGGTATATGTGTAATCCCGTTTTAAGTAAATGATATTTCAATTTGCGTGCTAGTGTTTAACTATGTCATTATATGTTCCGCAACTATTAACAATAATTATATGCTTAAAGATACGATACAGTCAGATATGATAAATGCTATGAAAGCGAGGGATGAAGTGACGGTTAGGACACTTCGGATGGTAAAGGCCTCGATTATGAAATATGAGACTTCAGCTGAAAATATGGTAGCTGATGACGCCAAGGTTATTGGGATTTTGAAAAAAGAATTAAAACAGAGGCAGGATTCGATTCAGCAATTTGAAGCAGGTGGTAGGGAGGATTTGGCTATTTCTGAAAGAGAAGAATTAGCTGTACTTGAGAGATATTTACCAGAAGAAATGCCGCGTGAGCAAGTTATTGAAGTGGCTAAGGCCGTTATTGCACAATTCAACGCTACTTCAAAGGCGGACTTTGGTAAAGTTATGGGTCCTCTTATGGGTAAGTTAAATGGGCAGGTTGATGGCTCGGTGGTTAAAGAAGTACTTGAAGAACTTTTATCTTAAAATTATTATTTTATAATCAAATTACTATGGATGCATTTATCGTTTC
This sequence is a window from Candidatus Peregrinibacteria bacterium. Protein-coding genes within it:
- a CDS encoding GIY-YIG nuclease family protein, encoding MPDKKTKEKLDAILKSLPLTPGVYKFIGEDKVLYIGKAKNLKNRVKTYFGNDDNRSQRLKKLLEKVEDIEFIEVDSELEAFILETNLIKELHPKYNVLMKDDKNYAYIKVTQNEDYPRIEVVRQMEKDGARYFGPKTSATSAREMVDLLHKLFRFRNCKLGICAVKKDSGYLRDDDENIKVEVTNKVVSYPCLEYHIKRCDAPCVGRVTPEEYKKNILEIIAFLEGKHDTVTEYLKQRMDIAVKDKNFEYAARLRDKFLAIEKVQERQKISEANFESRDVISFVIRAESAFFNLFVVRDGKLINQENFVIDTKLKGLVDPRDKELRVEILERFMKGYYENTGDLPKEILVSEEDIDMSFLEEWLFMQAQFKVAIHVPKKGKKSKLLELSLKNAESFAKQCQVKWDTESARTVGACTDLAEALEVADSNGEIIPLKRIECFDISHISGHETVASMAVFENGKPKKSDYRHFTIKTLGQGDIDDFKSMEEVLARRLRYLKNQSVSKVDLLMASWKGYKLRKAKKDELKIVNEFKNKGGWNKASDVKGYFLLEDPDVKIVGLCCLDEKAVTFIPPSSVKKVKNTDNVTLKSNVIHHLKNVYIDENERGKGLGRFMISKVLGEIDAPVVYIVTGVELQKYYEEFGFMSVQKKSVPSELEDSIEACEKKYSGVVVMQFDKEKMYSKYGQLKTKSVQADGSDVMEFSGGIFKTQVHRLQVQVLDKKGAFISNIEISNAYKGRGIEFEVLEKVYKDIDASTFYIVCDEKIAEEYLKNGYEEIKTAPDAVLKNVGKGDVILAHYKSHQQKADASFSSFPDLIVIDGGKGQLSSAVKATVDSGVNVRLCSLAKKQEDIYVPGTSDPIHLEKDSNAQYLVQRIRDEAHRFAITHNRARREKEMLK
- a CDS encoding GatB/YqeY domain-containing protein translates to MLKDTIQSDMINAMKARDEVTVRTLRMVKASIMKYETSAENMVADDAKVIGILKKELKQRQDSIQQFEAGGREDLAISEREELAVLERYLPEEMPREQVIEVAKAVIAQFNATSKADFGKVMGPLMGKLNGQVDGSVVKEVLEELLS